The window CCGCAGAACGCGCGCCCGTTCCCGGTGAGGATAACGACCCCTATGCCCGGATCGGATCGCAGTTCCTCGAACGCCTGTTTGAGATGACTCCGGAGTTCAGTGGAAAGGGCGTTCATGGCTTGCGGCCGATTGAGCGTGAGGGTGGCGATGCCTTCGCTTTTTTCTATAAGAAGTACGGATTCATCCATGAGTGCTCCTGACAGAAGGCTGCTTTGTCGCCGGACATTGGGACTGACACTGAAAACAATAGTAGTAGTTGCCTGTCATAAAGTTCTGCCATATTTCCATCAGGCCTTGGCCCTGGACGATCTCTTCGAGTTGTTCTGCCTGTTTTCCAATGAGGCCCTTGATGAATTGGTGGAAATACCGAAACCCGTATTTAAAAATGACGTCTCCGCAGAGCTTCTTGTCGATCTTTCCTTCTCCCGAAAGGGCCCCCGCCGGACAGGCCTCGACGCATCGCATGCAATGGTCGCAGACGTCCTTCTCGAGTGGAGTACCGGGTTCCAATTCGGCCGCGGTCACCACGCCGGATAAGCGCACGGCGGCGCCGTATTCCCGTGTCACCAAAAGACCGTTCTCTCCGTAGGAACCCAGTCCGGCCCGGACAGCGGTTCGGCGCCAGCAAATGTCTCCCCTCATGCCTTTCTTGGTCTCGCCCATGTCGATGGGAAGGAAAGCAGGCACGGCGGCCGAAGGGAAGCCTTGGGACTCGAGATACCGGGCTGCGGCGTGAGCCGCGCCCGAGCACTCATTGTAAGTATAAATCGTATCAAACTGCGCGGCCTGATTGTTGTCCGACGATATGGCGGTCCGGCTGTGCGTGGCCGCCACCACCATGACGGACCGGGCGGACGGCAGTATCCTCGAGATCGTGGACTCGTGTTCCGGCAAGTCGGTCACTCGGACCACGCCGACGAGATTCGCGCCGTGGGCCTT is drawn from Deltaproteobacteria bacterium and contains these coding sequences:
- a CDS encoding epoxyqueuosine reductase — translated: MTTNKELSLNAKECAKAHGANLVGVVRVTDLPEHESTISRILPSARSVMVVAATHSRTAISSDNNQAAQFDTIYTYNECSGAAHAAARYLESQGFPSAAVPAFLPIDMGETKKGMRGDICWRRTAVRAGLGSYGENGLLVTREYGAAVRLSGVVTAAELEPGTPLEKDVCDHCMRCVEACPAGALSGEGKIDKKLCGDVIFKYGFRYFHQFIKGLIGKQAEQLEEIVQGQGLMEIWQNFMTGNYYYCFQCQSQCPATKQPSVRSTHG